AGGTGTTTTTCGCCTTCTAAGTAATAGGTATTTTCATAGGCAACAGGATTCACGGTTTTATGGATTTTCATACTAGCTCCAATCTCAAAGAATGTACTAATACTCTTCGAAAATCTCTTCAAACCGCGTCAACTTTATCTGCAACCTCAAAGCAGTGCTTTGAGCAGTCTGCGGCTAGTTTCCTAGTTTGCTCTTTGATTTTCATTGAGTATAAATTAAGTATAGCACAGTTAGGGAGAATAAGCTGGAAAAGGAAATAGGTCTAGAAAGAAGATGGTTTGGATAAAAAATAAGCCTCGAGTTAGTTCGAGGCTTAAACTGTTTTAATTACCAGCATAATATTTTTGGATTCCCTTGACAATCCCTTCAACTAGTTTATCTTGGTAGTCACTGCTGCGGATTTTTTGGTTTTCTTCTGGATTATCCATATATCCCATCTCTAGCAAAACAGCTGGTTTAGCTGTTTCACGGAGAACAGCAAAGGTTGCTTGCAAGAGCCCAGCATCCCTAGCTCCAGTTTCAGCTAGCAGTGAAGTATGGATATCAGCTGCGAGACGATTACTTTCACTTATCCTTTCAGGATTGTTGTGCCAATCCTTGTTAATCTTGCTAGGGAAGCCAGGTTCATCTTTGTAAGAATAGGTCTGGATACCTAGGTTAACGGTTGTATCATTCCCTTTTGCATTGAAATGAAGGCTGATGAAAAAGTCAGCATTGGTCTTGTTGACCATACGAGAACGCTCGGTAATAAAATCAACGTCTATATCACTATCTCGAGAGGTGAGAACGGTATAGCCGAGTCCTTCTAGTCGTTTACGTAGCTTACGATAAACTTGTAGGTTCAATTCTTTTTCAGCTATGCCATAGTAATAAGCCCCGCGATCCTTACCACCGTGACCTGGATCAAGAAAGATAGTTTTAGAGTAATGTCCTTTTTGAAAACCTTGTGCTAATTCACGAACCCATTTTCCATTCCCTTGGAAGAGCTGGTTTTTACCATCCACAGCATAGGTTCCTGTAACATACACACCATCATCCTTAAGATAGTACCAAGCTTGATAGTCTGGGTCGTAAATCCATTCCTTATGGGCCATGTAGCCACCAGATTTGAGGTAGTAGGAACCAATCCATTGTTTTTGGGCATAGCGTCCGCCAGATTTTAGGTAAAACCAACTAGAGTAGCTTTGGTCGTAGACCCATTCCTTATCTGCCATGGCACCGCTGGATTTGAGGTAGTAATCGCCTTTCCAAACATTGGCCAACATTCTACCGTAGCCATCAAAAGCATACCACTTGCCATTGATTTGGCTCCATTGGTTGGATAAATATTTACCTGAACCATTGATATAGTACCAATTATTGCCCATTTGGTACCAAGTGTTTTCAAGCAAGTAGCCATGACTATCAAAGAGATAACCATCATAGAGGGTATCTGTAAATTTGACACCAGTTTGACTATAAAAAGTCCACTTGTTCCCCTCTTTTACCCAGCCAGTTTGTATAGGTTGATTAGGTTTGGTTTCCCTAGAAAGAGAAGGTTTGCTTTCTTGCTCACTTGAACTAGCTGTGCTCGACGAAGTTTCTGTACTAGCTTGAGAACTACTAGCAGAAGTATTTGTAGAACTGTTAGTAGAATGACTAGTGGAAGTATTTGTTGAGCTACTAGTTGAACTAGTCATAGGGTTAGTAGCGGAATGACTAGTATCATCAGCCAAAACGATTTGGTTTGTTAGTCCAAGAAAAGCCAAAGCTAAAAGTGTCAGTCTTTTGTGTGATTTCATGTTGTTTGCCTTTCTAGAGAGATGAAAATTCAGTAATTATCGTAAAATACTGTTCTTATTACCATTATACACTAAAAAAATCAGAAAATTACCAAAATATCAAACCTTTTCTTATTTAAGCAGAAGAAAAGATTTTCATTTCACTAACTTTTAGAGTAGCCTATATTTCAAAAAAGTTAGATGAAAATCAGATAATTTTATTTTTTAAGTTTGAATCTTATTCTATCATACGTTCCAACAAATTGAATAGCTTCAGAATCCTCTTTTTCTAGTTTTCATATTCTTAAAAAAGTGATAAAATGGTAGGAAGAATTGGAGAGTAGAGATGCCAAAAGAAGTGAATTTAACAGGCGAAGAAGTTGTCGCTTTAACCAAAGAATATTTAACAGAAGAGGATGTCCATTTTGTCCATAAGGCCTTGGTCTATGCGGTGGATTGCCACAGTGGTCAGTATCGCAAATCAGGCGAGCCTTATATCATTCACCCTATCCAAGTGGCAGGTATTTTAGCCAAACTCAAGCTAGATGCTGTAACGGTAGCTTGTGGTTTCTTGCACGATGTGGTGGAGGATACAGATGCGACCTTGGACGATTTGGAAAGAGAGTTTGGTCCTGATGTGCGGGTAATCGTAGATGGGGTTACCAAGCTTGGTAAGGTCGAGTACAAATCAATCGAGGAGCAATTAGCGGAAAATCATCGTAAGATGCTCATGGCCATGTCTGAGGACATCCGTGTTATCTTGGTTAAACTGTCTGACCGTTTGCACAATATGCGGACCCTAAAGCACCTTCGAAAAGACAAGCAGGAGCGCATTTCCAAAGAAACCATGGAAATCTATGCCCCACTTGCCCACCGTCTGGGGATTTCCAGTGTCAAATGGGAATTGGAAGACCTGTCTTTCCGTTATCTCAATCCAACGGAGTTTTACAAGATTACCCATATGATGAAGGAAAAGCGCAGGGAGCGTGAAGCCTTGGTGGATGAGGTGGTCACAAAATTAGAGGAATATACGACAGATCGTCACCTAAAAGGGAAGATTTACGGTCGTCCCAAGCATATTTACTCGATTTTCCGCAAAATGCAGGACAAGAGAAAACGGTTTGAGGAAATCTATGACCTGATTGCCATTCGTTGTATTTTAGACACCCAAAGTGATGTTTACGCCATGTTGGGTTATGTGCATGAACTTTGGAAACCGATGCCTGGTCGTTTCAAAGACTATATCGCTAACCGCAAGGCCAATGGTTACCAGTCTATCCATACGACAGTTTATGGGCCAAAAGGACCGATTGAGTTCCAAATTCGGACCAAGGCCATGCACGAGGTGGCTGAGTACGGGGTTACGGCTCACTGGGCTTATAAGAAAGGCGTTAAGGGGCAGGTTAACAGCAAGGAATCTGCTATTGGGATGAACTGGATCAAGGAGATGATGGAGCTCCAAGACCAGGCTGATGATGCCAAGGAATTTGTGGACTCTGTCAAGGAAAACTATCTGGCTGAGGAGATTTACGTCTTTACCCCAGATGGAGCTGTCCGTTCTCTTCCCAAAGATTCAGGACCGATTGACTTTGCCTATGAAATCCATACAAAAGTCGGTGAAAAAGCGACTGGTGCCAAGGTCAATGGTCGCATGGTTCCACTGACAACCAAGCTCAAGACAGGGGATCAGGTTGAAATTGTCACCAACCCGAATTCATTTGGTCCTAGCCGTGACTGGCTCAATATGGTCAAGACCAGCAAGGCGCGTAACAAGATTCGTCAGTTCTTTAAAAACCAAGATAAGGAACTGTCAGTCAACAAGGGTCGTGAGATGTTGATGGCCCAGTTCCAAGAAAACGGCTATGTGGCAAATAAATTCATGGACAAGCGCCACATGGACCAAGTTCTACAAAAGACCAGCTACAAGACAGAAGAATCCCTCTTTGCGGCTATTGGTTTTGGAGAAATTGGAGCTATTACTGTCTTTAACCGTCTGACTGAAAAGGAACGTCGTGAGGAAGAACGTGCCAAGGCCAAGGCGGAGGCAGAAGAACTTGTCAAGGGTGGCGAAGTCAAGGTTGAAAACAAAGAAACCCTCAAGGTCAAGCATGAGGG
The Streptococcus toyakuensis genome window above contains:
- a CDS encoding N-acetylmuramoyl-L-alanine amidase, with the translated sequence MKSHKRLTLLALAFLGLTNQIVLADDTSHSATNPMTSSTSSSTNTSTSHSTNSSTNTSASSSQASTETSSSTASSSEQESKPSLSRETKPNQPIQTGWVKEGNKWTFYSQTGVKFTDTLYDGYLFDSHGYLLENTWYQMGNNWYYINGSGKYLSNQWSQINGKWYAFDGYGRMLANVWKGDYYLKSSGAMADKEWVYDQSYSSWFYLKSGGRYAQKQWIGSYYLKSGGYMAHKEWIYDPDYQAWYYLKDDGVYVTGTYAVDGKNQLFQGNGKWVRELAQGFQKGHYSKTIFLDPGHGGKDRGAYYYGIAEKELNLQVYRKLRKRLEGLGYTVLTSRDSDIDVDFITERSRMVNKTNADFFISLHFNAKGNDTTVNLGIQTYSYKDEPGFPSKINKDWHNNPERISESNRLAADIHTSLLAETGARDAGLLQATFAVLRETAKPAVLLEMGYMDNPEENQKIRSSDYQDKLVEGIVKGIQKYYAGN
- a CDS encoding RelA/SpoT family protein, encoding MPKEVNLTGEEVVALTKEYLTEEDVHFVHKALVYAVDCHSGQYRKSGEPYIIHPIQVAGILAKLKLDAVTVACGFLHDVVEDTDATLDDLEREFGPDVRVIVDGVTKLGKVEYKSIEEQLAENHRKMLMAMSEDIRVILVKLSDRLHNMRTLKHLRKDKQERISKETMEIYAPLAHRLGISSVKWELEDLSFRYLNPTEFYKITHMMKEKRREREALVDEVVTKLEEYTTDRHLKGKIYGRPKHIYSIFRKMQDKRKRFEEIYDLIAIRCILDTQSDVYAMLGYVHELWKPMPGRFKDYIANRKANGYQSIHTTVYGPKGPIEFQIRTKAMHEVAEYGVTAHWAYKKGVKGQVNSKESAIGMNWIKEMMELQDQADDAKEFVDSVKENYLAEEIYVFTPDGAVRSLPKDSGPIDFAYEIHTKVGEKATGAKVNGRMVPLTTKLKTGDQVEIVTNPNSFGPSRDWLNMVKTSKARNKIRQFFKNQDKELSVNKGREMLMAQFQENGYVANKFMDKRHMDQVLQKTSYKTEESLFAAIGFGEIGAITVFNRLTEKERREEERAKAKAEAEELVKGGEVKVENKETLKVKHEGGVVIEGASGLLVRIAKCCNPVPGDDIVGYITKGRGVAIHRVDCMNLRAQENYEQRLLDVEWEDQYSNSNKEYMAHIDIYGLNRTGLLNDVLQVLSNTTKNISTVNAQPTKDMKFANIHVSFGIANLSTLTTVVDKIKSVPEVYSVKRTNG